DNA from Coffea arabica cultivar ET-39 chromosome 10c, Coffea Arabica ET-39 HiFi, whole genome shotgun sequence:
aatttctttcacTACAAATTCGGAGAATATGCGGGGCGGTGGAATTTTTCTTCCCTTGCTTTAAATTAGGGGCAAGCATGGGGCAAGCATGGGTCAAGCACCCACCTTGTGCATCATTTAACTGATCTAACTCGCACATTATAGATCAGTCATTTTTCGATAATTACCTATCTCACATACTAGCGGATAGCtctgttttgaaactcggaccggaccggccagtcgaaccgggaaccggccaggtagccggtccgagtcatattaaaaaaccggaaatttaaaacccggtcaaagccggtcaaaaaccgggtttgaccAGGAAAAAAtcggtttttccggttcaacagtaattttttttaaacaaaaattcaaactttataatattatgttttgaccccctaaattgttaaaacttatcgatatacctcaaatatttgatactttataaatattgtcctaaaatttgatgttatttttcaattaaactcataattttaattctaaacttgttaatatttattaaataatataaattgctacttaattgttctaatttctttatattttcttgttaaatatatttgaaacatcaaatatatatgaatatacctttatcaatatcaatatattattagatattataaatataatattttaatttttaaataatttttatttatgacgtcatccggttcgacccctatcgacccccggtcgaacccattgacccctgacccctgaccttagccgagtcgctatccggtccggttctgaaaacataggcgGATATTCAATTGTCGGGTACTTGTTGAGATAAGATCGGGTCAACGGATATCTGCTCCGCCctacttatcatttaatttttttgaaaaataatttatactaatttaattttatattttacaaattcatctaaaatttaataaagatttttcTCAAAGAAAGTCTCCTATCATGCGAAAAGAAtacaagaaaaaaggaaaaaaattaaaagaattcaaaatcaataaaaatttgaaataagtagcacctttttttaaatatatattccACATTCATTAAACTCTTTTCTAAAAAAACTTATGATGATTATTTCTACAAATtaatcttgtaaataaactataatCTCctatatttgtaatgcaatttgttcaataaaattgattatttaactctaaaattattttttggcatgtgtataaaaataaaaataaataaataactaaataaataaatatatatatatatatatatatatatatatatatatatatatatatatatatattcaggGCGAGTTGGGTGCCCATGAATTTTTAATTATGTTACCTTAATCCGCTCCGCATTTAAACGAGTACTCGACCCTCTTTTGATTCGATCAAATAATACGAATCGGATATTCTAATTTTCGAATTGGATTGAATCGAACATGGCGGATTTTTGGATTAACGAGTATTTTTACCCACCCTTTCTCGGCCCCATCCCTACAtgtaaaatagaaataaaagttATATATctataattatacatataaatcaaaatacatataataATATCTATTTAAACGGAATCAAAAGTTTCTCTATCGTGAACAAGATTAGGAAAAGCAAGAGAATTTAGGTCAATAGCTCACAATAAGAACATTAGATGATCCATCGACAGAGATTGAATTCCAGAACCGTGACAGCATCATAAATACTTTCTTAGTGAAGGGATTCTATGAGACTGCATATCAAGTAATCAATGCATGTTCCAATAGTTTCTGGATTTGTTTGGTTGTCCTTCGGTACAGTAATGTAGTCTGCTCTTCGGATTTTTTGTTGAAACGAATcggtagaaagaaaaaattgagaatCCTGACATTCAAGACACTTTTTAGGCAAACAATGAGGATCAGGAAATCATTAATATTGGCTATCTGCAGGGCACTAAGCGATAGAGTTGTTAAAATGGGTGATTCATATTGATTTGAAAAGGTCATAGTCAAGAAATGAATATAATTGGATCAATTTATTTATACTATTCAATAAATGGATCAAAATGAGTCAATCTATTTATATTCATTTAAATAATGGGTATGGATATATTCAATTATTAATTTACGATTCACATGAAATtctaactttttttatttttcgcatattatttgacaaaaaataatgacattttattgttattagattggtgaaaaattcaaatttatttactTGACAGTTACTAAAAATTGagtttaaatatataattatttttaaatggatataaatggacCAACCGAGTCAACCCACTGTCCACCAATTAAACGGATTTAATTAAGTACTCGTTTAGACCCATTCAAAGTTTATTGCATACTTAAATCCACTTATTAGTAGGTATGTTTAAACGAGTCAATATAATTAAATTGTGGTTGACACCTTTACCTAATGATGGTGGAATAGAGAATTGGGGAGGAGGGAGGGATGACGGGGGCTCCCTTGCCCTAAATTGACCTCGTTAGTGTCCCTATCTAATGTTGTCCACTTTGTTGTTGTCCTTATCTGATATTGCTTTGGTTGTAGTTTGGTTGAATGATGGGAAGCTTAAGATATAAAATTAGTATTAATTTAGTTTAGGTACTACTTCTAAGAAGTTGCTGGTATTTTATTCCCTGTCATTCCTTTTTTAATGTAGGTGGGAGGTCCGAAAATCTTTCACTTATACTCTATCCTCCGTACTACCCAACCTATTTCTCATTCTTATTCCTTCACTTAAAATCCTTTGTCCCAAAATTACCTTTTATCCTATCTGTCCTGTGTTCATGTATATTTATACATTAATAATTCAAGCAAACGTTTGATTTGTTGATCGAGTTTGTTTGAGTTATCTATGCATCAATATACATGGCAGATATATAAACACGGACAGATGAGACAGAGAGTAATTCTGGAATAGAAGATTGGAAGCTATCAAAGCACAAAGTACTTGAGAGTGTTAGAAAAGAAGATATAATTGGTGGTAAACAAGCAGGCGTACAACTAGGACAATCAACCCCAAACACGTAAACAAAATAAGTTTTTAAGACATAAGTAAAACTCTTTTCTTAGGTTTTGTCAATTTGGGTgctattttgattaattttgtagtatatgtatgtatatgtatttaTCATGGAGATTGTAGGAAAATTCATATTTGGCTTAAGAACTATTGTGTTAAGTAAGGGTAATCCTATTAGCGATAAATTCACGAAAGAAACTAAGCAAGTTTCCTTAAGTTTAAAGCTTTTGTGGCTAAATTGTAGAAAACTCAAAACTTAGGGCATAATCATAAGAACATGAATCTGTTGGGGGGATTCTATGAAgtaagaccaaaaaaaaaaaaaaaatacaaaagcaGATCGATAGATGAGGATAACCCTCTCCATGTTGCTCTAGGAACGGCTAGCCGAGAAAAGGCAGCTTCGGCTGCTAAGAGCTACGGTGGCAAGATGAAGTCAAGGACGATGATGATGCTGGTGATCAGGCATAGGGTTTATAAGTTAGGGTTTCCAAAAATCAATTTTGATTTGGGGAAGAAGAAAACTCACTTTGCTTTTGGGTCGGACCATTTTCTTAAGTCAAATGGATATCGTTTTTAAGTTAAATTGTCCAAGTTAATTTTTGGACTAATTCTTAATGGGTATCAGCTTAAAACACTTGGACCAAACATTGTGGATTGGTTCTTCTATCAAGACTAAGAGTCTATTGGGCAACTTGGGTAATTCaaaaatttacttttaaacACAAAATATGTATTGGGCCAAAAGGTTGTTAGGCCTATTAAGACTTCAAATCAAGTAGCATAAATATGTGTTTTGCAACCAACGAATTTAAAGTGTGAAAAATTATTTCGAGACCTCACATGTAGTTCTAGAATAATAAGGCCCAAATTTGGACAAATTTAAATTGTCATAAACCTCCTTTTTGATGGTCAAACCCAATGCATCTTTTAGTAAAATTAACCCTATTAAATTGACCCACTATTATCAAGTAAACCCAAGAACTTACTTTTATAAATCCAAGcttcaaataaaaggaagcTCAATTAATAGATGGGCCTAGTCTTAAGACCAAGCCCGAACTTATATCCTGCACAATGTATATTATCAGCccgttttaaaaaaataatatacatGTGTGTACATATACGTACACACacctaataaataaataaataattaaaaaatcatttcatgaataattaattaaggtAACATttcataaaaagaaaattttctaaatcaaGAAACCTTATAAAAAGGAaaactttctaaaaataaaaatatcctTTTTGGAAAACTTTTCAAGTACTTTTTATAGATTGTCTAGACATGAATTTTAGGTTACTTAGAATAGGAAAGTGTACTCTATGAATGCGAAATGCAAACTAATAAGAAGATACATGCATTTGATACAAGTATGAGGGAAGCACAAGGCAATTAAGATTTTTTCATGCGAGCAGTCTGAGATAGGTGGCATTTACCTCTCCGTATTTTATGGAACATTAAATATGAGTTTCCTCACATGAAAAATCTTACTTTGTTACATGTAAAATGGGTCATGTATGCTTATCTAAAATATTTTGCTAGACATGGCAGCTGTTATGCCTAGCCGATTAATTTATATTATGTTATGTGGTCAAATAGCAGTCATGAAACATTTTGATCTTCCTTCTAAAGGGAGTTTAATCTTTATGTTGAGTACTGAAAAGTCAAATATTACATGTGCTTATTTATGAATTGATATGAAATGTTTTATACTTTTAAGATTTCTTATGTATGATTATGTTATGCCATGAACAAGTTAATATTGTCACTTGCCAATATTATATGTTACTAGTTTGATTATAAATTTGAATAACTGTgcatgtgatgattgatgagcGTACAAATGCTATTGAAATATAGTGTACTACAACTGCATGATCCAGCAGGGGAGTAGATACTATCTACTTAGTGTTCATCACTCAACccatttctttttattattttacagaCCTCGAAGATTATGAGGCCGTCAACATTTAAGACACGGAGATTGAGGTATATCATTGAGACACAGAGATCAAAGACCTCCTTTTCTTCAATCTGTTCATCATCCTTTGCGCGGCAAATGATTGAGGTAACTTTGTACAAAcgtttatccttttttttttttcccaaaactaTAACAGCTTTCATTAATAGTCAAATTACACTGGGTGAGCAACTGCTCGTATATCTTTCTTGGCTAAGTTTACTAACCAAACTGGGAAAGACTCTTCTCACTCTATATCACTTGTCACTTGCATGGCAAATTTTGCCAAATAATGACTCACACAGTTCCCTTCCCTTTTAACAAAGGAAAAGTAACATTGCTCAAACTTGTCCCTCAACCTAAGAATATCTTCTACAATTGTTCCCACCTTTGGGTCCTTCCTGCATCCTGTCCTGATACTTTCCGCAACTCCCTTGCAGTCAGATTGGACCTCAACCTTCCTCCATCCCATCCTTCCAGCTTTAATAAGTGCTGTTCGAATGGCAGTAGCTTTCTCCACCATAGCTTCAGTATGCCTCTCGCCACTACCAGCCCAAGCTTTCAGCACTCCCCCATCCATTTGTCTTGCGGCCACACCCCACCCTACTATCCCCTTTGCTGTGCTCAGAGCTGCATCTACATTCACCTTAACAAAACCTTTTGCTGGAGGCCGCCATTCTGTTGGAACTCTCAGCTCGCTCCTATCCTCCAGCGCCTCCCCCCTCTCCATACACTAGGCTGCCTCATATTCATTCCACTCCTGGATTGCCTTCATCCCTACTGTTCCTGGATATCCTGCCTCACTATTGAACTGAAGCCTATTTCTAGACTTCCAAATTTACCAAAGTAGGTTCACTGTGAGACAAATGTGTTCCTCTCCCGCATCCCTTGCCTTCGCCTCCATTAAACTATTCCACCATAGCCAAAAGCTTTTCCTGAACTCTAGCAACTCATCCCACTATATTGGTGAAGCTTTCCAGATCAACTCTGCATGcttacaaaagaaaaacatatgTTCCAGGGTTTCAGGTTGTTCCCCACAGCAGGCACACAACTCAGATCCTCTTCCAACCCTTCTCTTG
Protein-coding regions in this window:
- the LOC140015787 gene encoding uncharacterized protein, encoding MERGEALEDRSELRVPTEWRPPAKGFVKVNVDAALSTAKGIVGWGVAARQMDGGVLKAWAGSGERHTEAMVEKATAIRTALIKAGRMGWRKVEVQSDCKGVAESIRTGCRKDPKVGTIVEDILRLRDKFEQCYFSFVKREGNCVSHYLAKFAMQVTSDIE